The Pochonia chlamydosporia 170 chromosome 3, whole genome shotgun sequence genome contains the following window.
ATAGCTCAGATACTTGCTCATGATACCGGTTCTTGCAGCCAACCAGGCTTGCTAGATAACGGTCGATGAACTGATGTTTCTTCATATTACGATACAGTACTTGCTTCGAATCGGAAAGGAGCCGTGAATGGTTCATGGCAACTTATCTCACAAGTATGCAGGAAGCCGTGCAAGCGGCATGTGGTTACGCAACCAACAGTGTACCTGCAGACAACGAGCATACAACTCTGCCTGTCGGTGTTCGCTTCCTTCGTGCCACAGCATCTTCAGGCACTCAGCTCTGATCGTATCTTGGCAAACAACGTTCTAGAATCGGTCACTTTGGACTCGAACTACAAAACGACAAGCATGACAAAATTCAACACAATTTTATGCCATATAGAAGCACACTCAACAAGCCGGCCGAAAGGACACTGCTGAGCCGCACTATCCATATCACAAAAACGATGTAATAATGTCGTAAATTGTTAAGTACCGCTGTTTAATGACTTGTTACAGATTGAGACGctcctccacatcaacaTTAGCCAATCTCTCGGAACTAAAGATTGTGGTTCAACATCCAATCCGAAAAAGAGCACTCTGTACCGAGTACAGAATCCAGGCTGTGGATCACTGTAAGACGGATTCGCTTTctccaacaaacaaaactcagcattggccaagaaaaagcaTGCCTCATATGAGCTGAGTCGAGTGTCAACTTTGTTCAGGAGAAACGACTTCACAAGTTGAATTTCCCACCGTGCTACACTTCGCCTATTGGAGTTTCTTTGCGGCTTCCCTAACCGTCGGCGCCGTTTCATCCGTCATGCTTGTGTTAAGTTCTTCAATGTCCGCGGCCCACAGAGCAGCGCCGACTACCCGCTTGTCAGCCCCGATGATTATGCAGAATAGGTTGCGAAGTGCCTCACCAGTATTTGTGTATGTGAAAAAGATGTTGGCGACGGGGATCATTTCGAGCAGTGTAGCCACAAAACCGAACctgatggagatggcaaAATTCACTTAGCCACCAAAAATTGGATTGAGTCGGTGGAGAGAAGGTGATCTGCTTACGCTGTATAAGCTCCGGTATGCTTGTCCAACCACTCGCGTCGCTGAGAGGCGGACCAATTCTTCAGCTGGAAGTACTGTTTCATCATAAGCCGgtgctgccattgaagagaCACAAGGAACAAACTTACTCGACCATGAACTAAGGTGCCTCTCATACGAGCTGCGCACACACCATTAGTTTGGAGCTCTTTCACTCTTTCACCCACAATACGATCCTCATACCTtgcagaaaaagaaatgTAGCTGTTCCCACGACGGGAATGAAGTTGAGGGGCAAGTACATGATATATCGAATAATGGCCGTTGGGCTGAGCTTGGTAAACGGGCTCTTTAGCGTTTTGCCGAGCCTCTTTATGGGATCGCTTCCGGACTTGACCTCACGACCCTCACGAACCATGCTGATGGCATTTCTCGAGATGAGGGTGCCATCAAAGGTGTCGAGGATAGACTGCTGCAAGATCCAATTCCTCGATATAATATTGGTGATTGTTGAACTCTCGTTCAAGACAAGCAAAACGGTCGAAAAGACGGCAAGAGGTCCGCTTGTGAAAACAAGCACCGCCAACTGAGGGAGGTACGTAAAGGCAAACATGCCGCCAATGACGCTAGCCGACAGTGTCAAATAGGATCCGAGCTTGGAAGTGAAAGGTTCCCACAGCGATCTATGAGAAAGGAAGTAGAAGATGCCCTACTTCAAATCAGCCATCACACCCGGCCGCCTTGTTGGCCCTCTATCGCGTGCGTCCTCACCTTGATGGGATACAGGTATGCCTTGCTCTTGAGCGCCTGGTACGCCACTCCTTTCGCCTTGCCTAGATCTTCCTTTCTAAGCCGAGTTAGCGTGTTCCCTCGGGACAGGACAGAGAAGCTTACAGGATTCCCTGAGCCTTCTCGTTGACCGAGTCCACGACGCGGCTGGTCCGAGACTTGCTTTCCTTTGACGACTCGGCCATTGTTCTTTAACGAGCTTATCGCAGGACTACACAGTGGACGATGAAAGTGATTCGACTGTGAAACGAGTAATTACGACGAGTCGGTCGCTTTGACGAAGATGGGAGTTGGTGGAGATATCGCGGTGTTTGCACAATCAGAAGCTCAATCATTCTGAGCTCATGGAGCTgccatccatgtcgtcaTACTAGCGTTGCTACGCCCAAAACAGGAACACCGCCCAGCAGTAGTCCGATCTGGGTTAGCGTCGCCGACAGTTGAACCTCTGCATATTATACCCAACTTGTTATTGGACGCAAATAAAAAAGGATATCAAACACCAGGAATCTTGTATCTGAACAAATGGTGCTCTGGATATATTAGACAATTCCAGAAAAGTCCTCTTAGATCCAGGCACAACATACTGTAGCGGCGACAGTGCTCGACTTCGCCGCGGAGTACCAGGGCCAGGGCTAGACTCGTCTCCTCGAAACTTCCCTGCCATCACACGCCCTGTCGACAGAGCAGCTATTTTGGCTTGACACTACGTATCTCGATACTTGCCGCAATTGCTCACGGCCCGTGCCGTCCGTGCCGCATGTTAGTACAAAGATTGCCATTGTTTTGATGGCCGGCGTGATGCACTTGGCTGACACGACATACAGTTAAAGTTAAACCAGGCTTTGCGCGTTTACCAAGCCATATGGCCAGATTTCCACTTAGTAGACTTGAACTATTTCCAAGCTATCAAATCAGGAGTCAGCTTTATTGCATCCATCTGTTATGTTATGTTACGTTACATTCCGTGATTATGTTATGTATTTACCACTAGATGATCTCAAAGCTACGGACTAGCACTCCTTCACCAATTCTCTGTTACCAAGAAGAGCCATGTCAAAGTGCTGAGCTGTCTCCTAAGATATAGTTTAGCTAGTTATCTAGGTAGATGGGTAAAAATCTACGTATACATGCATCTGTTGAAAAGATCGTGTTCTGGGCGGGAGAGCCCTCAACACCGTCAACTCCTTCGCAACACGTCAAGTTACAACAACTGACGAAGCAGCCCACACGAATTATCCAAGTTTTCCTCCCGTTCGACCCCCCCAGATCAAAACATCATTATCCTGAGAATCAAGAAAATACGAACTGCGTGCTCAACATATTTCCGCATCGAATATAGGTCGATATATCCTTGATGCACTTGCGGTTGCAGAAGTACCAAGAGAGATAAAGCTCACTGTAGGTGCCATGTCAATCTCTGTGGGCACGGCTAGGGAAGGACGAGTCTCCTCTAGGTTAAATACCAACGATACGCCCATCAGCCCGGGATTTGTGAGGCATTTAGATAGAAGTCAGAGATGCCTCTCTAATAAAGAGTTACAATGCATAGCTACTACCCTATTTAGCATGTTAACGCGTTGTACTGATTGCAGGTCCTTGAAGTGATGTTCACGTAGAGTAGCTGCTCATGTTAATCTTGGGAGTGGGACGGATATCCGATCGGTTAAACAATTTCCAGGGAAGATTGCAGGTTGTAAAGCGGGTATATGCCCAATCGTGAGGTTAATAGACCTGCTGGGAAACATGGCAACCACGCGGTCCGTTGAGGCTTCTGATATGGATATAGAAGGGGTGCTCGTTGCGCCGTCTATCAAGACTCAGATGGGAACGTTAACAGGATCTTGGCTGCATCTCTATGTCTGGAGCTTTAGGGCCAGGTGAAGGTGCTTCTGATCCACGGCCCATCATGACATGTTGCTGAAGATACTGATCGCCATTTTCCTTGAGAAGAGCCGCTGCTGGGGTTGTCAGTATTATAGTGGTAGGTAGTTGGCTGGGTTTGCGCTCGGCTACGGGTAGAAGTACTGAGGATATCCGATTCGGcatgtttgtgatgatgattgaaCGAGATTATGAGTAGTGTAGAGCCCAAGTTACATTCTACATTGCGCCCAAATCACATATGAGGGACCTCCTGGAAGGAAATGTATTGCCATTTGTAAAGTATGGTCGTATATTGTAACGTTAGAACAATTAATTGTATATTGCGATCAGTGCACAGCAGTATTGTAGCAGGTAAGTGCACTAAGCTGTCGAGTATATTTCATCAATTTGCATGTCAAAAATGTAATATCTCATCGTTtgctcatctcatccatctctCCAAACCCGTATTGTCGTTGCattccaagcccaagcaaCACCCGTAACATTGGCCAAATATCTCAACGCAACAGCAATTGCCAACAGCAGTACACGTCGCTGCAGGAAGCAAAAAATGCAATCCACATGCCAATTCATTCACCAGTCGAAGTCAAGCGTTATGTTCACCGATTAAAACATTTTCTTAAAATTCGCGAATTGGCACAAAACCCACCAATAAGTCGGGTACACTCCCCATTGTGACTCAATCACCCGCCTGACTCTGACCCAACTCATCACACAACAACGCCAACTTGAACTAACCAGCTTCCTATTCCAACTAGCTGTGGGCCAAGCTAAGCCCAGAAAACGCACGATGAAAAGCACCTCCTTCAAGTTTGCAGCAGCGCTGACATGTGTAAAcgtgttcaatgttcagctTCAATACCCCACAGTAAGAAGTAAGAACCCTGGAAACGTTGAGGGGAAACAGGCACCGATGATCCGTCTCAATTAGTTTGACTTAAATATGATCGACATCGGTCGACTCTGGAGACAATTCATCCAAACATACGTTCCACGAAAGTCAGCGACCATGGCGCAAGCATACCTCCCCAATACAATGCCCCTTCAGCCCCTGAAGGCGGACACAGATGCCCTCCTCAAACAGAGTCTGGAAGAGATCATCCAGAAGAATCCGCAGCAGGACAAGTATGAAGCAGATGACCTGCTTGGAATAGCAGCTGGACCTACGGGCCTCGCTTACTTCTTCCTCCGCATGTCCCAGACACATCCGGATTTGCAAATCCAGGGCCATGACTGTATATACTGGGCGGAGAAATACATTGCTGGGGATAGGGGCGCGCTAGAGATTCAGGACAAGAATTGCGGCTTTGCCTGTGAGAAACTAGCTTACGAGGCAGTCAAGgccagcatcaccaaggacgagaagGATGTGGCTGCGTTCCTGAGCAATATCCCCAAGATCATTGCAAAAACGCCAGAGGGCGGTGAGGATCCCTTCCCAAGTGAGATGCTGTATGGCCGCGCTGCGGTGCTGTACCTGCTTCGAGCGATTAGGAAATCTGTCCCGGATAGTGCAGATTCTGTCAACGAGGCTATTTCCAAGATATGCCAAAAGATTTTGGATACCAAGGACAACAGCAAGGGAGAATGGTTGTGGAATGGGAAGCGGTATTACGGTGCTCCCCATGGAGATATCGGCATCATCACGCAAATAGTTCTAAGTGAACCTTCCTTGGCACCAAAGCTGAAAGATCGTCTCGAAAGACTACTCGACCTGCAGAACGAATCTGGAAACTGGAGTGACACAGATGAGGTCAGAGAAGATAGTTACAGACGGGTGCAGTTTTGTCACGGTGCACCGGGATTCACATTCTCTCTGCAGTCCCTGCGGCCATCTTATCCGGACCTCCACGAGAGGTTTGACAAGGCCATTGAAAGAGGGAGGGAAGTAACCTGGGATCGTGGCATTCTCGTCAAAGAGCCGAGTTTATGTCATGGTttgtttggaaatggactGTAAGTTTCGAAACATAACCCAGCAAAGCCGCACGATAGAAAGTGACTAACATGGAATCGTAGTTCTTTCCCCAAGGGAGAAAAGAGAGACCATTTTCTGTCTCTCGCAACGCCGGATTCTTTGGAAAACTTGAGAAAGGAACACCCTGACTCTTTCACAGGAGGCAGTTATGGCATGTCATCCTCTCCTCTGTTTAGCTACCTTCCCAGCGCAGCGTGGACCTGGACTGTTTTCAACGAAGAGAAGCCAACCATCATGCTCTTCAACGATATTTGATTACACCCTGGAGTGGTTTTTCGAGCTTGAAAAAAAATCGCATCAGAAATTTGCTGTGGAGTTTCGTAACATTTCAAAGTGGCATCATGTTTTGTTTGAAACCCAAaagttggacatggtctGATTTTGAGCCTCCTGGTTTGATATCTGGGcaatgttgaagttgaagctgaagctggcAATTGTGATATCTCGGCCTCGGCAATTGAAAGTCGTACGCATGTGGCGTTTGGTACGGAATCTCCTCCGTCAATAGCTTTGATGTTGTGGGATCGGATATTATTGCGGGGACCTTGGTGTTTATCACAGGCAAAGAAATGAATTTATAGTTTTTGCCGCATTAGCCGTCTTAGCCACTCTTTCTTAGACTCCTGTGGCTCGAATACAGTCCATGATGTCAAGTTTCAATAGTATAGCTGGTCCACATTTGATGGTGAGATCAAGAGCTATGGTGTGATGCACAGATGTCGAAGCGTATTTCCGATCTGTGAAAACACCACTCCATGCAAGAAACAAGGGTATTCCAGTACTGGGCGTGTAGCAGTGGATCTTGATCCGTGTCGGTCCCGTCCACGGCGTGGGTTCCGGGATTCGGTGTCCTACCGTTCAATAGTCCGGTCGCCACATCGTCCAAGCGACGGAAGCCTCCCGGATTGGCTTCGATGGATCCCAGTTCGCATGGTTCGATTGCCATGAGTCACTAattttccttctttgccttggcaaTTTTTTCTCCTCCTCATTTCACTCTTCTCTTGTCGTGATGCCAAGGTTAGCTAGCCTTTTGGGTACGAACAGCAGCTGAGGGCGGGGGCTTCAGAGATTTTGTTACGACAATGAAGCTATACAGAGAGACTCAAAGTTTAAAACGTACCGTATCCATGGGAACATGGCTGTACCTTGAAATAGATACACGAAATACCATAACGGGAAAACACAATTGTGGCAATGCTGCCTATTCTCTCTCCGTAATCGACCGCGAAAACCACTCATCGGGTCATATTGTACGCTACGTTGCGTTAGGTGCCTTCTCGTGGGGGTTGGTTGTTGTTCTGACGTGGTTTCTGCCTGCTTATCGTTGTTGATCGAGGAGTTGATCGAGTACTCCCAACTGCAGGCTGGTTGAAGACTAAGCCTGAACGCGCCAAGACGAATATGCACCGACGTTGGGCGAGATGGGCACCATGATCTGGAGTGAGGCTTTACTCGACCCTGTTAGCCATGAGGTGAGGCAATTCTCGATCCAGTGAGGCAATCTGTAACCACGGTTCAAGAGAGTAAGCGACACTTGCTCTCATTACTGTTGAATACATCGATATCCGATACCAACTTGTATGGTATTACACGGGTGAAGGGTACTGCATTCCGTGTGGCTAGTGAGAAAGTTGAAGTTGTCAATGGGGCAACAAAGATCCTGATCAGAAATTCTGACTCCGTCTTTCAAAACAAGGCTAAAGATGGAAAATAccattcttcatccaaaGTCCTGGTTGAAGCAAATTCCAGGTCAAGTGCTCAGTCTCGGTGGATACCATATTCGCCGAAGTCCACGGAAGTCGACGGACAATAGCTGGCAGTGACGACACTCGTCCATATTTTGCATCACAACCATTGAACGGTTTGATTGGTTTCCACTTGGCTGCATTGCACTGTCCGGGGAAGTAATAAAAACCTGCATCAAGATTGGGAACGGGGTATCGGTGTTTATTCTTGGGCCAGCTGACGTCGGCACGAAGCGAAATGGAGAGAGGAATCGGGGAATGCGTTGAGTGGCACGAGACAGATGGGAGGGGGCGTGCATACAAGAAatcggaggaggagcaatGCAGACAGCGTTATTGTCCATGCAAGAGAAGCATTATCGAAGAATGAGGTCTTGACGAACATGGACCAGGCTACCTTCAACCATATGGGGTGTAACACCGACCCATGGTCAACCACCGGGCCGGAGCCGCCATGTTTGAAAAGAGAAATCAACCAGGTTTAATCGGACTTAGACGGGGAATATCCCAATACTTGAAAGGTACAAATGTTGGACAAGAACCAAACAACTATGCCGCTGACGCGTGAGGCATTTCTGCGACCCGGCTTCTTCCTTCAACATGGACTTTTGATAGCTCGTCGGTCCCTGCGATTTCAGGGGGTTGATGCCACGATGGTCATGGGACACGGGTGGCACGCGGGAGATGATATAATGGATGCCGTGAACGGTTTAGCCACTGATGAACAGAGCCTCTTCGGACGGAGCTTTGTTTTGCGCAAATTGAGCGTCCTTGACGATGTCTCGGCGCCGAAGCCAGCGAGTTTGCGCCGGGGGAATCCCTGCCAATTGGATGCAGCACCAAATGTAAGGCTGGTGAAGGACGGAGTAATGTATGGTGGTTGATTCATCGCGTTGGAGAGCCACAAAGCCCATGGCTGGAGGTGAGTGGTCAATTGGGGGCGGATGGTGGCTCCCATATCGGAGGCCGAACCGCCGGTGACCCGCGAGACGGCCAAATGTTTTTTGTTGCTCTTAGCCAAGAATGGCTTAATTTTGGCGATTTCTACCCATCCTCGTCTTGGACCCTGATCGTCGGTTCAAATCGTAGCACTTTGAAAACACCGATGAGCTCGGGGACATCGAGGTAGAATGCGAGGACATGAGCAAGTTGTGCCGTGAGTGTGGCATTGAACCAACGTGGCTCCTTTCAAGGCTTGGAAGTGCTCTGACATGATCCTTGTAAACACCGATCCTCAGCCTGGGGAGATGAAATGCATTGTCCAGTACACTAGGGTTCCCAGCACAAACGACTCAGGAGCAGCAACCACCGTTACCGGGCTGATGACGTGCCAAGGCAATTCATCATCCCTTCATGCGGGATACCCGCGCCCTACTCATAGCCGGGTCGGCTTTGGGCGggcaacaaagccaaggtgGTGGTTCAGTTTCGATCGGGCGGGTGGCATGTTGGACTGAATCGAAATCGACTGCATCCTGCTTCCTGTGGGCCGTGAATGCCTTCTAGAAGCTCGGTCGAAGGTCGGCATGCTGCAGGCGCCGGCAGTTCAGTTCGGAGTCTGCAAGGCTAAAGTGGGCTTATGGTGGCTTGATGCAAAGAAATGACAGAGACATTTTCCGTCAAGAAGCCATAGAAGAGCGGATTGCGTCACATCCTGGAAAAACACACCCCTCCATGAAAGATGCGAGTGAGCGAATTGGAATCAGGAActggatttttttttttcttgcgTCTTGCGTCTGGTGCCGCTGGGCTGGGGACTGGCAAAGTTCTGTGCCTCCACGGACGCGGACACGGACACTACAGCCCTGTATGAGCGCCCCACAAGGGAAGGTGAAGACCGAGGCTTAGGTGGGGCGCCTGCCTTTGTCTTCTGCTTGGTCACCATCTGTCACCTGTTACAGAGCTTGCTGTTGAACTGGGTGTGATTACCAATCCGTGAACCTTGAACGCTGCTCAATCGATCAATATCGAAAGCAATGCTTGGTATACGGGGTCCCTGTCGATTACGGTAGCTCGCTTACACGCTGCATGCATGCCAATTAGGTGATGAGGGTTTAATTATCACATCAATGCACGATAATAATATAGCGGTGACAGGGAATGGTTGATGCCCTTGCCCTGTCTTGCCTGTTGACGAGACGGCACGAGTCACTGCATGCGTGTGGTGGGCTGAAATGGCTCAGATGGTATTCCCGTAAGGCAGCCCGCTATTTCCGAACGGATTGCCGCCCGGATGGGTTGCCGATCATATCACAGACCATGTGTGCGTCATATTACTCGGCGCACACAGCAATCAGCCATGGCTCTCTCCACCAGTCCATAGCGCAAACAACATATCGTGcgataaaaaaaaaaatggcTTCATTAAGTTTTTCGATGCCGAGTTTTTTGCTATCAATACCATCGTCTGCTAACGGTCCGTCTCGGCAAATGGTCCGGTGCTAACCTTAACGCATAGAAGCTTTGTAAAGAGTGGCAGCAAATGAAGCCTCTCGATGGCGATGGCTCGGGTTTTGCCCAGAGCAGTGAGACGCCGAGCGGATACTTTGTGCCACTGACAAAACATGGTCTTATGATGACACTCTACGGTTTCATTTTCATTGGTGGGGTATTTatctcttcttttttttgaAACAGAGTTGAGAAACGGCCAATGTAAACGGATAGACTTTGGCTTGGTACGTGCAAAACAAGGCAGAGTGTGTGGTTTGTCTCAACTTTTGAGTTAAAGGCAATTTTGAAATGTGAAGACGGTGTTGCATTATTGGAATGGAAAATGGGGGAATGGAGTACGGATGTAGCCCATCTTTGACGGTTTCTCCACTGTTGAATTTCTGGCCCTGCAGAGTACAAAAAGCTTGGTGTAATCTGATGTGCACAAAGAGAAGGATCAGCATCGAACTATATCGGGAGGCTAACGCCAGCCTCGGCGAGGTGCGCAGGAAAACGTTGAAACAATTGGGCgattgatggggatgggTCGCGATGCGATGGGCTGGCAGATTCACGGACTGGATGGGGGGGGCGTGCAAAAGCCGAAAGATACATGTACCTTTTCGTTGACATGTTTGACCCAGTTTACCTTTACGTGATGAGGAGGTTCTTGCAATCGTCCGTGGGGACTGGTGTAAGAAGACTTCTAATTCCATCCCACAtcacgacatggaagcaaaaAGCATtcgttgatgagaatgaggCGGTTATGGCGAAATAGATCAACTGACGGCATTTGCAGGCGtgggacaaaaaaaaagagccCAATGCCGTCGATTAAAATTACGCAACCTTGGGGATGTGCTGATAATGTGATCAGTTTGCCGTTTTAGGGTGCCCAGTCTATTATGAAATCATGAATTAACCATGATATAATCAATCGCCGAGGGCTTCAAAATCAAAACTCCTCTCTGAGAGCACAGCCCATGAGTCCATGACCAAAAAAAAGGGTCCCTGTCCTTGCAgagtgaacattgaactgccGTCCGCGGACTTTGAGTCGGGGTCGGCTGTAAGAAATCTCCGGCCTCCACCCGCAGCTTCAATGATCTGTCAACACACTAAAGTCAACCAGATGGCACACCCCGGAGCAGAGCGAGCATCCAAGTCCGTGGATTTTACGCCACGGCGTTGCTTTGCGAGCGGACCAGTGGTAGCAGGCTAAATCGTgcaaagaggctggccaaTTTGTGTAGTCGTGGCTAATACTCTGTTTGGGAGTCGATGTTGAAGACTGTGATGGATCCAAGGGCCTGTTGACCACAAGCAGTACAACGTTAGACAGCACGACCAGTGGTCATTTCGGGCGGGGGAACCAAAGGCTGCAAACAAGAAAATGAATCCAGTGCCATCTCCCCCGCTCTGCACGTAAACTCAACGATGAAGACGAAACGCAATTCACTCAGCCATCTGGTCAGAACATTGGACACAGAAAAGGAGGGGAAAGCCAGCCAGTTGAGACTTTGTCAGACGAGGTTGCACTGAACGCACTCGCTGAATCTGCGAAAGctgaccagacttgagcttTAACCAGTAATCAATCTTCCACAAGCAGGCTAGCACCCAGccacatgtctggtccatgtctggtccatgtcgctcTCTAAGCAGCTTGAGAAGCATTAGCAATTCGTTACCCAAGCCTATCCGCCCACTGTGAGTGGCTCAAGCCAAGCTAAGAAAAGCTGAgaggacttgacttgactggccTGGGCTAGAGTCTGGTAGACTTTCGGACCAAGCGCAAGCGAATGGCTGCACGAAGATGGGGTGAGTTTGGCTGTGGCGCCGTGCAATAAAGCATAACGACGAGAGATAACATGGACCGAACAAATGGATGGACAAAATGAACCACGCCCCAGCCCAAGTGCTGACCTGACGCCCACCGGCACGGCAATGACAACCGAGTTGGAAGAAATGCACCTTGATGACAAGAGGCGGCAGAAAACGTGCTCTCGAATTGATAGGGCGTCCAAACAGATGTTGTCGTTTTCGCCCTGTCGACGTCTGGAAtcgtcttcttttccctCCGCACTGGAGGTGCCGTAGCATCCAAAGGCATCCGTCGCATCAAATGTCTGTTGTCAAGCAAATTTCTGCTCTCGCCCGTATGAGTGACCGGATCCGCCCTGCAAGGCCAAAGACGTGCAGTTGAGACACAGGAATTTTAACCCCGTTGGATCAAAGTCACTGGAATTTGGGTTCATGGCCGTttgtgctgccaagggcTTCAGCTAACGTCAACTGAGCTCATCACGTACGGTTGAAAGGCGCCACAGCGACGCCAAGCTGGGCTAGTCTAACTTTGGTACCCGTTCTTGATCAAGGGCCATCCAAACTTTGCCACAGTCGTTGTTCCATCAAGGGATTATTACGGTTCCCAGAATtatgatggtgatgatatGGATAGCCTAGCGTTGGTGGTGCAATTCCTTGGTCCTGGGACTGGACCATGTCGTTTTCATCGTTTCATCGTTTCATCATCCACTCGAGACCAGAAAAGCTGGATAGACTTTGATACTGAGCTAGTTTGTGTATCATTggtttgcatttgcattcaAGGGTTTGTGGGGAGGCAGTTTGGTGAAAGCCCAGACTCAAGCCATTCATCATGTTCGCCCGGCACAAGCTCCGGTGTTAGTTGCAGATGCCATGTCTTGTCCATGACTGTCAATGACGAGGACATGCGGTGCAGTGCCACGAGTAAGTAAGCGCCTAGATCTCTGATCCTTACAGGGCAGTCGTTTGTTGATTACAATTGttcgtttctttttgtgCGACTCACACCGACCGTTGCAGTGCTAGTTGCCCAACGACTAGCATGCTTGCGGACAAatgttgctgcagatgcCATCCGGCATTATGACGGTTAGATCCAGGGGGATGtac
Protein-coding sequences here:
- a CDS encoding protein family CysZ (similar to Beauveria bassiana ARSEF 2860 XP_008595634.1) encodes the protein MAESSKESKSRTSRVVDSVNEKAQGILKEDLGKAKGVAYQALKSKAYLYPIKGIFYFLSHRSLWEPFTSKLGSYLTLSASVIGGMFAFTYLPQLAVLVFTSGPLAVFSTVLLVLNESSTITNIISRNWILQQSILDTFDGTLISRNAISMVREGREVKSGSDPIKRLGKTLKSPFTKLSPTAIIRYIMYLPLNFIPVVGTATFLFLQARMRGTLVHGRYFQLKNWSASQRREWLDKHTGAYTAFGFVATLLEMIPVANIFFTYTNTGEALRNLFCIIIGADKRVVGAALWAADIEELNTSMTDETAPTVREAAKKLQ
- a CDS encoding abscisic acid ABA receptor (similar to Metarhizium robertsii ARSEF 23 XP_007823589.2); this translates as MAQAYLPNTMPLQPLKADTDALLKQSLEEIIQKNPQQDKYEADDLLGIAAGPTGLAYFFLRMSQTHPDLQIQGHDCIYWAEKYIAGDRGALEIQDKNCGFACEKLAYEAVKASITKDEKDVAAFLSNIPKIIAKTPEGGEDPFPSEMLYGRAAVLYLLRAIRKSVPDSADSVNEAISKICQKILDTKDNSKGEWLWNGKRYYGAPHGDIGIITQIVLSEPSLAPKLKDRLERLLDLQNESGNWSDTDEVREDSYRRVQFCHGAPGFTFSLQSLRPSYPDLHERFDKAIERGREVTWDRGILVKEPSLCHGLFGNGLSFPKGEKRDHFLSLATPDSLENLRKEHPDSFTGGSYGMSSSPLFSYLPSAAWTWTVFNEEKPTIMLFNDI